From the genome of Pelobacter propionicus DSM 2379, one region includes:
- a CDS encoding branched-chain amino acid ABC transporter permease, whose protein sequence is MKRELIKFLLFCLLVLVAPLALDGGYLLNVLLFVGINTMLAVALNLLLGYAGQISLGHAGFFGLGAYLSGILTATYGMNPWLVMPLAALVVGILAWAIGFPVLKLKGHNLAMATLGLGIIIYIVFNETVDYTGGPSGFSGIPSLSLGGIVFDSDLKSYYLIWCFALLVILFSVNLANSRIGRALRAVHDSEVAARVMGVNALLLKVQVFTLSAVICSLAGSLYAHTVTFVSPASFGFNFSIELLTMVVIGGLGSIYGSFLGAALLTLLPEFLRAAHDYDIIIYGALLMLMVMFMPGGLVRGVPDLIRRIRSAKGGTGHA, encoded by the coding sequence GTGAAGCGAGAATTGATCAAATTCCTCCTGTTTTGCCTGCTGGTCCTGGTGGCGCCCCTGGCCCTGGATGGCGGCTATCTGCTGAACGTGCTGCTCTTCGTCGGCATCAACACCATGCTGGCCGTGGCCCTGAACCTGCTTCTGGGGTATGCCGGCCAGATTTCCCTGGGGCACGCCGGCTTTTTCGGGTTGGGCGCCTATCTGTCCGGGATTCTCACCGCCACCTATGGCATGAACCCCTGGCTGGTGATGCCGCTGGCCGCCCTGGTGGTGGGTATACTGGCCTGGGCAATCGGCTTTCCGGTGCTGAAGCTCAAGGGGCACAACCTGGCCATGGCCACCCTGGGGCTGGGGATCATCATCTACATCGTGTTCAACGAAACCGTCGACTACACCGGCGGCCCTTCCGGCTTTTCCGGCATTCCCTCCCTCTCCCTGGGCGGGATCGTCTTCGACAGCGATCTGAAGAGCTACTACCTTATCTGGTGTTTCGCGCTCCTGGTGATCCTGTTCAGCGTCAACCTGGCAAACTCGCGCATCGGCCGGGCGCTGCGGGCGGTGCACGATTCCGAGGTGGCGGCGCGGGTCATGGGGGTCAACGCCCTGCTGCTCAAGGTTCAAGTATTCACCCTCTCGGCCGTAATCTGCTCCCTGGCTGGCAGCCTGTACGCCCACACCGTGACCTTTGTCTCCCCGGCCTCTTTCGGTTTCAACTTCTCCATCGAACTGCTCACCATGGTGGTGATCGGCGGCCTGGGAAGCATCTACGGTTCGTTTCTGGGCGCGGCGCTGCTGACGCTTTTGCCCGAGTTCCTGCGGGCTGCCCATGACTACGACATCATCATCTATGGCGCTTTGCTGATGCTGATGGTCATGTTCATGCCGGGCGGCCTGGTGCGCGGGGTGCCGGATTTGATCAGGAGAATCCGCTCGGCCAAGGGGGGAACGGGGCATGCTTGA
- a CDS encoding branched-chain amino acid ABC transporter permease: MQFDQILQYTLSGLSTGAIYALIGIGFSIIYNSTGIINFAQGEFVMLGGMLTLFFINLLQLPLWAAIPCAVFCATLAGLLFERLAIRPLRRPTPLNLVIITIGGSILIRGISMLLWGKDTHSLASFSGDDPIALGGATLLPQHLWILGITLVIIIANKFFFYHTISGKAMRACSYNSRAAGLVGIDVRRMVLFSFVISSAMGAVAGIIVAPLTMTSYDVGVMLGLKGFCAAIIGGMSSGMATVVGGVLLGVLESLGAGLVSSGYKDAIAFIILLLILLIRPQGLFGKAEAERV; the protein is encoded by the coding sequence ATGCAGTTTGACCAGATCCTTCAATACACCCTGTCCGGTTTGTCCACCGGTGCGATCTACGCCCTGATCGGCATCGGCTTCTCCATCATCTACAACTCAACCGGCATCATCAACTTCGCCCAGGGCGAATTCGTCATGCTGGGGGGGATGCTGACGCTCTTCTTCATCAACCTGCTGCAGTTGCCGCTCTGGGCGGCCATACCCTGCGCCGTGTTCTGCGCCACGCTGGCCGGCCTCCTGTTCGAGCGTCTCGCCATCCGCCCGCTGCGCAGGCCGACGCCGCTCAACCTGGTGATCATCACCATCGGCGGCAGTATCCTGATCCGCGGCATATCCATGCTCCTCTGGGGCAAGGACACCCACTCCCTGGCATCCTTTTCCGGCGACGACCCCATCGCCCTTGGGGGGGCCACGCTGCTGCCCCAGCACCTCTGGATCCTGGGCATCACCCTGGTGATCATCATCGCCAACAAGTTCTTCTTCTACCACACCATCAGCGGCAAGGCCATGCGGGCCTGCTCCTACAACAGCCGGGCAGCCGGCCTGGTGGGGATCGACGTGCGTCGCATGGTGCTGTTCTCCTTCGTGATCAGTTCCGCCATGGGAGCGGTTGCCGGCATCATCGTCGCTCCGCTGACCATGACCTCCTACGACGTTGGGGTCATGCTGGGCTTGAAGGGGTTCTGCGCGGCCATCATCGGCGGCATGAGCAGCGGCATGGCCACGGTGGTGGGAGGGGTGCTTCTGGGGGTACTGGAATCCCTGGGCGCCGGCTTGGTCTCTTCCGGCTACAAGGATGCCATCGCCTTCATCATCCTGCTCTTGATCCTGTTGATCCGCCCCCAGGGGCTGTTCGGCAAGGCGGAAGCGGAAAGGGTGTGA